The sequence ATTGGTCAGCAACATCACAAGGCGATCGATACCGATGCCTTCACCGGCGGTCGGCGGCATGCCGTACTCCAGGGCGCGGACGAAGTCGGCGTCGTAGTGCATGGCCTCGTCGTCACCGGCGTCCTTGTCCTTGACCTGCTGCATGAAGCGGTCGGCCTGGTCTTCGGCGTCGTTGAGCTCGGAGTAGGCGTTGGCGATCTCGCGGCCACCGATGAACAGCTCGAAGCGATCGGTCACGTTCGGGTTGTCGTCGTTGCGACGGGCCAGCGGCGACACTTCGAAGGGGTACTGGGTGATGAAGTGCGGCTGCTCCAGCTTGTGCTCCACCAGCTCTTCGAAAATCATCACCTGCAGCTTGCCCAGGCCTTCGAAGCCCAGCACCTTGGCGCCGGCCTTCTTGGCGATCTCGCGGGCCTTGTCGATGTCCTGCAGGTCGGCCGCGGTGATGTCCGGGTTGTACTTGAGGATGGAATCGAACACGGACAGGCGTGCGAAGGGCTCGCCGAAGTGGAACACCTTGTCGCCGTAGGGCACGTCGGTGCTGCCCAGGACCAGTTGCGCCAGCTCGCGGAACAGCTCCTCGGTCAGGTCCATGTTGTCTTCGTAGTCGGCGTAGGCCTGGTAGAACTCGAGCATGGTGAACTCGGGGTTGTGCCGGGTCGAAACGCCTTCGTTACGGAAGTTGCGGTTGATCTCGAAGACCTTCTCGAAGCCACCGACCACCAGACGCTTTAGGTACAGCTCCGGGGCGATACGCAGGAACATCTGCATGTCCAGGGCGTTGTGGTGGGTTTCGAAGGGCTTGGCCGCGGCGCCACCGGGGATGG is a genomic window of Pseudomonas resinovorans NBRC 106553 containing:
- the lysS gene encoding lysine--tRNA ligase, encoding MSDQQLDQNELQQEENKLIAQRKEKLAAVREQGNAFPNDFRRDSYCADLQKQYVDKTKEELEAAAIPVKVAGRIMLNRGAFMVIQDMTGRIQVYVNRKTLPEETLAAVKTWDMGDIIAAEGTLARSGKGDLYVEMTNVRLLTKSLRPLPDKHHGLTDTEQRYRQRYVDLMVNEETRNTFRVRSQVIGHIRKFLIERDFLEVETPMLQTIPGGAAAKPFETHHNALDMQMFLRIAPELYLKRLVVGGFEKVFEINRNFRNEGVSTRHNPEFTMLEFYQAYADYEDNMDLTEELFRELAQLVLGSTDVPYGDKVFHFGEPFARLSVFDSILKYNPDITAADLQDIDKAREIAKKAGAKVLGFEGLGKLQVMIFEELVEHKLEQPHFITQYPFEVSPLARRNDDNPNVTDRFELFIGGREIANAYSELNDAEDQADRFMQQVKDKDAGDDEAMHYDADFVRALEYGMPPTAGEGIGIDRLVMLLTNSPSIRDVILFPHMRPQA